The following are encoded in a window of Coregonus clupeaformis isolate EN_2021a unplaced genomic scaffold, ASM2061545v1 scaf0180, whole genome shotgun sequence genomic DNA:
- the LOC123483999 gene encoding lysosomal acid phosphatase-like — protein MDSTILPLLTMFVVLGKVVGDRRLTFVTVLYRHGDRSPVKAYPTDRYQESSWPQGFGQLSQEGMRQHLELGQVLRKRYQGFLNDTYDRREISVRSTDYDRTLMSAEANLAGLYPPNGSQVFNPSLEWQPIPVHTVPQDEERLLSFPILGCPRYKILMNETERSEKYLNMTFLYKDLIATVREKTGLKNTNIKTVWSVHDTLFCEARHNMTAPDWVTPEIMDDLRKLKDFGFEIMFEVYKHQEKSRLQGGVLLGSIVNNISESALPNSNRRLKMMMLSAHDTTIVALQSSLSIFNGKQPPYASCHIFELYQEDNGSFTVAMFYHNDTTRAPYQLAVASCDLFCPLEDFVRLTKPSIPEDWDKECMVESPTKDTEVVIGLAVCCCLLFLLIVLLLAVLCRQRDPSNGYSHIHNENES, from the exons ATGGACTCCACTATACTGCCACTATTGACAATGTTCGTTGTTTTAGGCAAAGTTGTTGGAGACAGAAGGCTGACATTTGTCACTGTG CTCTACCGCCATGGTGACCGATCCCCAGTCAAAGCCTACCCTACTGATCGCTACCAGGAGAGCTCTTGGCCACAGGGCTTTGGACAGCTCTCGCAG GAAGGAATGAGGCAGCACTTAGAGCTGGGACAGGTGCTGCGGAAACGTTATCAGGGTTTTCTCAATGACACCTATGACCGACGTGAG ATTTCTGTGAGGAGCACAGACTATGACCGGACCTTGATGAGTGCAGAGGCCAACCTGGCTGGATTGTACCCTCCCAATGGGTCACAGGTCTTCAACCCATCACTGGAGTGGCAGCCTATTCCTGTTCACACTGTGCCCCAGGATGAGGAGCGG CTTTTGTCGTTTCCCATTCTGGGTTGCCCTCGTTATAAAATCCTCATGAATGAGACAGAACGCTCAGAAAAGTACCTCAACATGACATTTCTATACAAA GATTTAATAGCGACGGTACGGGAGAAAACTGGTCTGAAGAACACTAACATTAAGACTGTTTGGAGTGTCCATGACACCCTGTTCTGTGAG GCAAGGCACAACATGACCGCTCCTGACTGGGTGACCCCTGAGATCATGGATGATCTGAGGAAGCTCAAGGACTTTGGCTTTGAAATCATGTTTGAGGTCTACAAGCATCAGGAGAAAAGCCGGCTCCAAGGAG GTGTCCTCTTGGGTAGCATTGTAAATAACATCTCAGAGTCTGCACTTCCCAACTCTAATCGCCGTCTGAAGATGATGATGCTCTCTGCG CATGACACCACCATTGTGGCTTTGCAGTCGAGTTTGAGTATCTTCAATGGAAAGCAGCCGCCCTATGCCTCCTGCCACATATTTGAACTCTATCAGGAAGACAACGG ATCATTCACAGTGGCCATGTTTTACCACAATGACACCACAAGAGCGCCTTACCAACTGGCTGTAGCTAGCTGTGATCTCTTCTGCCCCCTGGAGGACTTCGTGCGCCTCACCAAACCATCCATCCCAGAGGATTGGGACAAGGAGTGCATGGTGGAGTCTCCCACAAAGGATACAG AGGTGGTCATCGGACTAGCAGTTTGTTGCTGTTTGCTCTTCCTCCTTATCGTcctcctgctcgctgtgctttgTCGGCAACGTGATCCCTCCAACGGCTACAGTCACATTCACAATGAGAATGAATCTTGA